The following proteins are encoded in a genomic region of Musa acuminata AAA Group cultivar baxijiao chromosome BXJ2-11, Cavendish_Baxijiao_AAA, whole genome shotgun sequence:
- the LOC135584101 gene encoding peroxisomal ATPase PEX1-like isoform X5 translates to MKALLRVQAPNREYVHKFEFKDVELRVFLTSVAFIHPETAKKFSFENLQVATVIPKLQQKEIMQNGNDIINAKRGNNGFLTASKVKPRHTFVHIVYSDSVAKGHVILPQSLRYFIGSGVHSWVYIKNYLRSSKKDILSMKISPCRFKSFGNGILETHTFLRQEGMPSNADIFCNGDMADWSHHEGPFSFLSHEALLRGDDGSVTFRTKLEKNLLIKLWVIGQINAVASQSDQMKVNSVVLTNETLLHFEIVDHNKKKENIPSQGTLERENGGAEYGVELLYLLGINSNESSKGDLHDSFEFDISTISKNNDDLHDLELALGKLELGDPVSLDSILENDFKRNFNITLSSLSWLETSILDVINRLLILLSPNSGKLFYAYDLPSPGHVLIYGPPGSGKSTLMKAVARHFEEHEEILAHIVYISCSKLALEKSQTVRQAISGYISEALGSSPSIVIFDDLDNVISFSSDDEGYQPSSSATALVNLFINILDEYGEKSRNSCGYGPVAFVASVQSLQNLPQSLCSSGRFDFHVQLSSPAVSERGAILKHEIEKRALLCSEDVVSEIATKCDGYDAYDLEILVDRAVHAAVSRFLPSSITNRDTQPILLKEDFSVAMHEFIPVAMRGLTKAASEGGRSGWDDVGGLADIRNAIQEMIELPSKFPGIFAQSPLRLRSNVLLYGPPGCGKTHIVGAAAAACSLRFISVKGPELLNKYIGASEQAVRDLFSKAATAAPCLLFFDEFDSIAPKRGHDNTGVTDRVVNQLLTELDGVETLTGVFVFAATSRPDLLDAALLRPGRLDRLLYCDFPTWHERLDILKVLSRKLPLASNVNLETIASIAEGFSGADLQALLSEAQLASVHELLDSGNSDNHAKTPVISNQLLMSVASKARPSVSEDEKRRLLRIYSQFLTSKKSVSAQSRDAKGKRATLA, encoded by the exons ATGAAGGCACTATTACGTGTACAAGCACCAAACAGGGAATATGTACATAAATTTGAGTTCAAAGATGTTGAGCTTCGGGTGTTTCTCACTTCTGTGGCTTTTATACATCCAGAAACAGCTAAGAAGTTTTCATTTGAGAATCTTCAAGTAGCAACAGTCATACCTAAATTACAGCAAAAGGAGATCATGCAGAATGGAAATGATATTATTAATGCTAAGCGAGGAAATAATGGGTTTCTCACAGCTAGTAAGGTGAAACCAAGACATACTTTTGTTCATATTGTGTACTCTGACTCAGTAGCAAAAGGCCATGTGATACTTCCTCAATCTCTTCGTTATTTCATAGGATCAGGCGTACATTCAT GGGTTTATATAAAGAATTATTTGAGAAGTTCAAAGAAGGATATCCTTTCAATGAAAATTTCTCCTTGTCGGTTTAAATCATTTGGAAACGGTATTCTTGAGACCCACACATTTCTTAGGCAGGAAGGCATGCCTTCCAATGCAGATATTTTCTGCAACGGAGATATGGCAGACTGGTCGCATCATGAAGGTCCTTTCTCTTTTTTGTCTCATGAAGCTCTTCtacgtggagatgatggcagcgtTACTTTTCGAACAAAATTGGAGAAAAATCTGCTTATCAAATTATGGGTTATTGGACAGATAAATGCAGTTGCATCTCAAAGTGATCAAATGAAGGTTAACTCTGTAGTTTtaacaaatgaaacgttgcttCACTTTGAAATAGTTGAtcataataaaaagaaagaaaatattcctTCCCAAGGTACATTGGAGAGGGAAAATGGGGGGGCAGAATATGGAGTTGAGCTTCTGTATCTACTCGGAATTAATTCTAATGAGTCATCAAAGGGTGATTTGCATGATAGCTTTGAGTTTGATATCAGCACCATAAGCAAAAACAATGATGATTTGCATGACTTGGAGCTGGCACTTGGAAAATTGGAGTTGGGGGACCCTGTATCTCTTGACTCGATTTTGGAAAATGATTTCAAAAGGAACTTTAATATAACCTTATCTTCTTTAAGCTGGTTGGAGACATCTATTTTGGATGTTATTAATA GATTGCTCATCCTTCTATCTCCAAATTCTGGCAAATTGTTTTATGCATATGATCTTCCATCTCCCGGGCATGTGCTTATTTATGGACCTCCT GGGTCAGGAAAATCTACATTAATGAAGGCTGTTGCTAGGCATTTTGAAGAGCATGAAGAAATTTTAGCTCACAT AGTTTATATAAGCTGTTCAAAACTTGCTCTTGAAAAGAGCCAAACAGTCCGGCAAGCAATTTCAGGCTACATATCTGAAGCTCTTGGTTCTTCACCTTCCATCGTCATTTTTGATGATCTAGACAATGTAATTTCATTTTCTTCTGATGATGAAGGATATCAACCATCCAGTTCGGCTACTGCTCTAGTGAATTTATTCATCAATATTCTGGACGAGTATGGG GAGAAGAGTCGGAACTCTTGCGGATATGGACCTGTTGCTTTTGTAGCATCTGTGCAGTCTCTTCAGAATTTACCCCAATCTTTGTGCTCTTCAG GGAGGTTTGACTTCCATGTTCAGCTTTCTTCTCCTGCTGTCTCAGAACGTGGTGCAATACTGAAGCATGAAATTGAAAAACGCGCTTTACTATGTTCTGAGGATGTGGTCTCTGAAATTGCTACCAAATGCGATGGATACGATGCTTATGACTTG GAAATCTTGGTTGATAGGGCTGTTCATGCTGCTGTCAGTCGGTTTTTGCCCTCCAGTATTACCAACAGAGATACTCAACCTATTTTACTGAAAGAAGACTTTTCAGTTGCAATGCATGAGTTTATTCCAGTTGCTATGCGTGGTCTCACAAAAGCTGCTTCTGAAGGTGGGCGCAGTGGCTGGGATGATGTTGGTGGACTTGCTGATATCCGGAATGCTATTCAAGAG ATGATTGAATTACCTTCAAAGTTTCCTGGTATTTTTGCTCAATCACCATTAAGGTTGAGATCAAATGTTCTCTTGTACGGGCCTCCTGGTTGCGGAAAGACTCATATTGTTGGAGCTGCTGCAGCAGCTTGCTCCTTAAGGTTCATATCTGTTAAAGGGCCTGAATTACTGAATAAGTATATTGGCGCTTCTGAGCAAGCT GTCCGAGACCTATTCTCAAAGGCAGCAACTGCTGCTCCTTGCCTTTTATTTTTTGACGAATTTGACTCTATTGCTCCAAAGAGGGGGCACGATAATACTGGAGTGACAGATCGTGTTGTCAATCAG CTGCTAACGGAATTAGATGGTGTGGAAACCTTAACAGGGGTGTTTGTGTTTGCTGCTACTAG TCGGCCTGATCTACTCGATGCTGCACTACTACGACCTGGAAGGCTTGATCGTCTTCTTTACTGTGATTTTCCAACTTGGCATGAGCGGCTGGATATTCTTAAGGTTCTGTCTAGAAAG CTTCCTTTGGCTAGCAATGTCAATCTGGAAACAATAGCATCAATCGCTGAAGGCTTTAGTGGTGCGGACCTCCAAGCGCTCCTGTCAGAAGCACAGCTTGCATCAGTTCATGAGCTTCTGGATAGTGGAAACAGTGACAACCATGCGAAAACCCCTGTCATCAGCAATCAGCTTCTGATGTCTGTTGCTTCAAAGGCTAGGCCTTCTGTTTCAGAGGACGAGAAGCGCCGGCTTCTCAGGATTTACAGTCAGTTCCTGACGTCAAAGAAGTCTGTTTCTGCACAG TCAAGGGATGCAAAGGGTAAAAGGGCAACTCTAGCTTGA
- the LOC135626628 gene encoding uncharacterized protein LOC135626628, producing MIWERRLMAAEVSSWSRMLRGYEEEGEGKRELVTRDLLGGSGAVLGSAEVGLELRVPMGWERRFDLLHGKTYLEKRDPDPVPSCLHNLNLALPPPSTAALVPQPDAAAAAPAPSAYQSVCTLEKVKSALERATRRSDGSPSPRSSSTTTTSSSFSVIKRRAPEEDGPGPGSLMGERGRAAAMTVAGCPVCLLYVLVSSVDPRCPRCAVHVPVIGELKKRPKLDLNSPTRDGDDDEDRKKSHLSLQII from the exons aTGATTTGGGAGAGGAGGTTAATGGCAGCGGAGGTGAGCTCGTGGTCAAGGATGCTGAGGGGTtatgaggaggaaggagaggggaaGAGGGAGCTTGTCACAAGGGATTTGCTCGGTGGCAGCGGAGCAGTGCTCGGATCTGCGGAGGTGGGTCTTGAGCTCCGTGTTCCGATGGGTTGGGAGAGACGGTTTGATCTATTG CATGGAAAGACCTACCTCGAGAAGCGCGACCCTGATCCGGTTCCCTCCTGTCTCCACAATCTCAACCTCGCCCTACCTCCACCATCCACCGCCGCCCTCGTCCCGCAGCCggacgcggcggcggcggcgcccgcgcccTCGGCGTACCAGAGTGTCTGCACCCTGGAGAAGGTGAAGTCCGCCCTCGAGCGCGCGACCCGCCGATCCGACGGCTCCCCTTCGCCGCGCTCCTCGtcgaccaccaccacctcctcctccttctcggtGATCAAGCGGCGTGCGCCGGAAGAGGATGGCCCCGGCCCCGGGTCGCTGATGGGCGAGCGGGGGCGGGCGGCGGCGATGACGGTCGCCGGGTGCCCGGTGTGCCTCCTCTACGTGCTCGTCTCGTCGGTGGACCCCAGGTGCCCGAGGTGTGCCGTGCACGTGCCGGTCATAGGCGAGCTCAAGAAGAGGCCCAAGTTGGACCTCAACTCGCCGACCCGAGATGGTGATGATGACGAGGACCGGAAGAAGTCACATTTGTCTTTGCAaataatatag